A genomic region of Polyangia bacterium contains the following coding sequences:
- a CDS encoding carboxypeptidase-like regulatory domain-containing protein yields MAFVVGCGPLVERAPFAERPDSVRPADLLGPYDGIVVDADTDRPIAGVLVAASWAFEHGIGFQAPAGATEFVTETGADGRYTIPRIGELPSGLSTRVRRFTLIVYHRGHVAWRSDRRFPDREARRDFSQHGNRVRLEKWQSNYRHSEHVVFLGGGPRVRAAAAWEIQNAALELEGERAVTTEKGPAVPVATTATPLDISHLLTDDEIRGVTGYVGKFEAGKLTDLPTTEFYDSQHFKAQGKSESYDVGLRVWRLGSAAAEVQYQRLLSELPGAVAKDEIGDSSLRAKSDQINGLAFLVRDRGVVVSLTCGASQCPEPGQLLKLAKLVESRLSDLPASSSEERSP; encoded by the coding sequence ATGGCGTTCGTTGTTGGCTGCGGACCGCTTGTGGAACGCGCGCCCTTCGCTGAACGGCCCGATTCGGTGAGGCCGGCTGATCTGCTGGGGCCATACGACGGGATCGTTGTTGATGCCGACACTGACCGACCGATCGCTGGCGTGTTGGTGGCGGCGTCGTGGGCGTTCGAGCACGGCATCGGTTTCCAGGCCCCCGCCGGCGCGACCGAGTTCGTCACCGAAACGGGAGCCGACGGACGTTACACCATCCCCCGCATCGGCGAATTGCCGTCGGGCCTTTCCACCCGGGTGCGCCGATTCACCTTGATCGTCTATCACCGCGGTCACGTCGCGTGGCGCAGCGATCGGCGGTTCCCCGACCGCGAAGCGCGCCGCGATTTCAGCCAGCACGGCAATCGCGTGCGCTTGGAAAAGTGGCAGTCTAACTATCGCCACAGCGAACATGTGGTGTTTCTGGGTGGCGGGCCGCGGGTACGCGCGGCCGCGGCGTGGGAGATTCAGAACGCCGCCCTGGAGTTGGAAGGCGAGCGCGCCGTGACGACCGAGAAGGGACCGGCGGTGCCGGTCGCCACCACCGCCACGCCTTTGGACATCTCGCACTTGCTGACCGACGACGAGATCCGCGGCGTCACCGGCTATGTCGGAAAGTTCGAGGCTGGCAAGCTGACCGATCTGCCGACCACCGAGTTTTACGACAGCCAGCACTTCAAGGCACAAGGCAAATCGGAAAGTTACGACGTCGGCCTGCGGGTGTGGCGGCTCGGCTCCGCTGCCGCCGAGGTCCAATACCAGCGGCTTTTGAGCGAATTGCCGGGCGCCGTCGCCAAGGACGAGATCGGCGATTCGTCGTTGCGAGCCAAGTCCGACCAGATCAACGGCCTGGCCTTTCTGGTGCGTGATCGGGGCGTGGTGGTGTCACTGACCTGTGGCGCCTCACAGTGCCCGGAGCCCGGACAATTGTTGAAGCTGGCCAAGCTGGTCGAATCGCGCCTGTCCGATCTGCCGGCCTCGAGCAGCGAGGAGCGCTCGCCGTGA
- a CDS encoding FHA domain-containing protein, giving the protein MTKCGRCGNSNVGRVVFCQFCGTRLAPDRLPEQPSIEVSIGSAAAAPAPIRPGYEAGFRLTVVHRDGSDGTSYSLLGDQIDLGRSEGDLLFDDPHLAPRHARISVSQGGRVLSPLETRNGVYVRIRAASELADGDHFLLGKQVMRFEAVPEIERNLRPAVEHGVALFGTPTRPAWCRLRQVTAAGVSRDVYYVSRGEVVIGREQADIVFSDDEFMSRRHAQLSLRGGRPRIEDLGSSNGTFLRLRRAHNLSAGDLIRIGDELLRFEPG; this is encoded by the coding sequence ATGACCAAGTGCGGGCGGTGTGGAAACAGCAACGTTGGGCGGGTGGTCTTCTGCCAGTTTTGTGGGACTCGCCTGGCTCCCGATCGGTTGCCCGAACAGCCGTCGATCGAGGTCTCGATCGGCTCGGCGGCAGCGGCGCCGGCGCCGATACGCCCCGGATACGAGGCAGGCTTCCGGTTGACGGTGGTTCACCGCGATGGATCGGACGGCACGTCGTACAGCCTGCTCGGCGATCAGATCGATCTTGGGCGCAGTGAAGGCGATCTGCTGTTTGATGATCCGCACCTGGCCCCCCGGCACGCGCGCATCTCGGTCAGCCAGGGCGGTCGGGTGCTGTCGCCGCTGGAGACGCGCAACGGGGTCTATGTCCGCATCCGGGCCGCCTCCGAACTGGCTGACGGCGATCACTTCTTGCTGGGCAAGCAGGTGATGCGGTTCGAGGCGGTTCCTGAAATTGAGCGCAACCTGCGCCCGGCGGTCGAGCACGGGGTGGCGCTTTTTGGGACACCGACCCGTCCCGCGTGGTGTCGGTTGAGACAAGTGACCGCCGCCGGCGTTTCAAGAGATGTGTACTACGTCAGCCGTGGTGAAGTGGTGATCGGGCGCGAACAGGCGGACATTGTTTTCTCGGACGACGAGTTCATGTCCCGCCGCCACGCCCAGCTAAGCCTGCGGGGCGGACGGCCGCGCATCGAAGACCTGGGCAGCTCGAACGGGACGTTTCTCCGACTGAGGCGGGCGCACAACCTGTCGGCGGGAGATCTCATCCGGATCGGCGACGAACTCTTGCGATTCGAGCCCGGATAA
- a CDS encoding protein phosphatase 2C domain-containing protein, translating into MPTTPDIQIEVFGKTDVGLIREHNEDNFLIADVSAGMRSNSFAAPQTLALGDKGVALLVCDGMGGAAAGEVAAQMAVDSVYETLAAVPPMTRDGFARALRRAVEVANEAIFIQSRDNQSERGMGTTCTVAALTDTTLVVAQIGDSRCYVLRQGRLAQVTKDQSLAWQLIEAGAMTAEEAKAFEHANIILQALGVQDQVEVVLSQVDLRQGDVILLCSDGLHGPVADEEILDVLTTESDLKRAGQALIQKALDRDGPDNVTVVLARFGGAALPPPGPADVVSFVGYDPGPDPDNEVPTPMAPLAPSGGVATVQERIPPELLQQQDEVVTKADGDRRSAMGDFGQLPAAAPASRSMRSVVALFFLALIAAAVGGISVMKCERERTATGEMRGGGP; encoded by the coding sequence ATGCCAACAACCCCGGACATCCAGATCGAAGTCTTCGGCAAGACCGACGTCGGTCTCATCCGCGAGCACAACGAGGACAATTTCCTCATTGCCGACGTCAGCGCCGGCATGCGCTCGAACAGCTTTGCGGCGCCGCAAACGCTGGCGCTGGGCGACAAAGGCGTCGCGCTGCTGGTCTGTGACGGCATGGGCGGCGCCGCTGCTGGCGAGGTGGCGGCGCAGATGGCCGTCGATTCGGTGTACGAAACTCTGGCCGCCGTTCCACCCATGACGCGCGATGGGTTCGCTCGCGCCTTGCGCCGCGCCGTCGAGGTGGCCAACGAAGCCATCTTCATCCAATCGCGCGACAACCAGAGCGAGCGCGGAATGGGTACCACCTGCACCGTTGCCGCGCTGACTGACACCACCCTGGTGGTCGCGCAGATCGGCGATTCGCGCTGTTATGTCCTGAGGCAGGGCCGCCTGGCCCAGGTGACCAAGGATCAATCGCTGGCCTGGCAGCTGATCGAAGCCGGGGCGATGACCGCCGAGGAAGCCAAGGCGTTCGAGCACGCCAACATCATCCTGCAGGCGCTGGGGGTTCAGGATCAGGTCGAGGTGGTGCTGTCGCAGGTCGATCTACGCCAGGGCGACGTCATCCTGCTGTGTTCGGACGGCCTGCATGGCCCCGTGGCCGACGAAGAGATCCTCGACGTGTTGACCACCGAGAGCGATCTCAAGCGCGCCGGCCAGGCGCTGATTCAAAAAGCGCTGGACCGCGACGGTCCGGACAACGTCACGGTGGTGCTGGCTCGTTTCGGCGGCGCCGCCCTGCCCCCTCCGGGACCTGCTGACGTCGTCAGCTTCGTGGGCTACGACCCCGGACCCGATCCTGACAACGAAGTACCGACGCCGATGGCCCCGCTGGCGCCGTCGGGCGGCGTGGCCACCGTGCAGGAACGGATTCCGCCGGAGCTTCTGCAGCAACAGGACGAGGTGGTGACCAAGGCCGACGGCGATCGGCGAAGCGCGATGGGCGACTTTGGTCAGCTCCCTGCCGCGGCGCCGGCCTCTCGCTCGATGCGATCGGTGGTGGCGTTGTTTTTCTTGGCCCTCATCGCCGCGGCGGTGGGCGGCATCTCGGTGATGAAGTGCGAGCGCGAACGCACCGCCACCGGTGAAATGCGCGGAGGCGGCCCGTAG
- a CDS encoding serine/threonine-protein kinase, whose protein sequence is MAICPNCGTMLEHDARFCGACGKRIEPIAATAIGLPSPVIHQPSAPLAAPKPAAALAPSHARDEPNPALASTVVAEAMPIASGPHGAAAPARAAAAIRTPAQSPEQMIGRTLNNRYIVEAKIGEGGFGAVFLGKQIATGREVALKILHPHNVSDSTIVARFRREAEACSKLRDPHTVTTYDFDEAEDGTLFLAMELLRGRSLHLLQKSEGPFPPKRVLGILDQVAQSLGEAHANGIVHRDMKPENVIIERREEQDYVKVLDFGIAKMISGDREVQALTAVGQTLGTLEFMSPEQLRGQTLDGRSDIYALGMMAYEMLTGGLPFKNAKSPIEIINFHMKEAPPPPSALRPELEIPEAVDEVIQKMVAKSRDDRHANAEELRAHIARALGPAQKRKKSVASVSSLSIAGRSLPLTLPMIAAIAGSLLVLGMLIWLLKR, encoded by the coding sequence ATGGCCATCTGTCCAAACTGCGGAACGATGCTGGAGCACGATGCGCGCTTTTGCGGCGCCTGCGGCAAGCGCATCGAGCCCATCGCCGCCACCGCCATCGGCCTGCCGTCGCCGGTGATTCATCAGCCATCGGCACCGCTGGCCGCGCCAAAACCCGCTGCCGCCCTGGCGCCTTCGCACGCGCGCGACGAGCCGAACCCGGCGCTGGCGTCGACGGTGGTCGCTGAAGCGATGCCGATCGCGTCCGGACCTCACGGCGCGGCGGCGCCAGCGCGGGCAGCGGCGGCCATCCGCACGCCCGCGCAGTCCCCCGAACAGATGATCGGCCGCACCTTGAACAACCGTTACATCGTCGAGGCGAAGATCGGCGAGGGCGGTTTCGGTGCGGTCTTCCTCGGCAAGCAGATCGCCACCGGGCGCGAGGTGGCGCTGAAGATCCTGCACCCACACAACGTCAGCGATTCGACCATCGTGGCCCGTTTTCGGCGTGAGGCGGAAGCCTGTTCGAAGCTGCGCGATCCGCACACCGTCACCACCTACGACTTCGACGAGGCCGAGGACGGCACATTGTTCCTGGCCATGGAGCTTTTGCGGGGCCGCAGCTTGCATCTGCTGCAAAAAAGCGAAGGTCCGTTTCCGCCCAAGCGCGTGCTGGGCATCCTGGACCAGGTGGCGCAGTCGCTGGGCGAGGCCCACGCCAACGGCATCGTTCACCGCGACATGAAGCCGGAGAACGTGATCATCGAGCGGCGCGAAGAGCAGGATTACGTCAAGGTCCTGGATTTCGGCATCGCCAAGATGATCTCCGGCGATCGCGAGGTCCAGGCGTTGACCGCCGTCGGGCAGACGCTGGGCACGTTGGAGTTCATGTCGCCGGAGCAGCTGCGCGGGCAGACGCTGGACGGACGTTCGGACATCTACGCGCTGGGGATGATGGCGTACGAGATGCTGACCGGCGGGCTGCCCTTCAAGAACGCCAAGAGCCCGATCGAGATCATCAACTTCCATATGAAAGAGGCGCCGCCGCCACCGTCGGCGCTGCGGCCCGAGTTGGAGATCCCCGAGGCAGTCGACGAGGTCATACAAAAGATGGTGGCCAAATCGCGCGACGACCGCCACGCCAATGCGGAAGAGCTACGCGCCCACATCGCGCGGGCGCTGGGCCCGGCGCAGAAGCGAAAGAAATCCGTCGCCAGCGTCAGCAGCCTGAGCATCGCCGGCCGAAGCCTTCCGCTGACCCTGCCGATGATCGCCGCCATCGCCGGCTCGCTGCTGGTGCTGGGCATGTTGATCTGGCTGCTCAAGCGCTGA
- the lepB gene encoding signal peptidase I, translated as MSEMVGWWRQRSASRRARGEGQHLVKEARRILKKKGYRIPKEVLGEISVAADGVDAALRTDDLEALRKAITLLDEHMDQHLSFARKSTLREYSESIGVAVAVALLLRAFVVEAFQIPSGSMIPTLEVGDHIFVSKFAYGLSIPFTNTKILELRQPERGDVIVFKYPLDPGTDYIKRVVGLPGDVVEVRQETVYINGHAVPREHLPKPCHSSESGGGARDDCEYWVETLDGKPHETIQEPMRGGRDYNRTVVPPGNVFVMGDNRDNSSDSRVWGTVQHDLIKGKALIVWWSRANGDGWGLASWFKAIRWDRFFHVVR; from the coding sequence ATGTCTGAAATGGTCGGCTGGTGGAGACAACGAAGCGCCTCGCGGCGCGCGCGTGGCGAAGGCCAACACCTGGTCAAGGAAGCGCGCCGCATCCTGAAAAAGAAGGGATATCGCATCCCGAAAGAGGTGTTGGGCGAGATCTCCGTCGCCGCCGACGGCGTCGACGCCGCTCTGCGGACCGACGACCTAGAAGCCTTGCGCAAGGCCATCACCCTGCTGGACGAGCACATGGACCAGCACCTCAGCTTCGCGCGCAAGTCGACGCTGCGTGAATATTCCGAATCGATCGGCGTGGCGGTGGCGGTGGCCCTCTTGCTGCGCGCGTTCGTGGTCGAGGCGTTCCAGATCCCGTCGGGCTCGATGATCCCGACGCTGGAGGTGGGCGACCATATCTTCGTGTCCAAGTTCGCTTACGGCTTGTCGATCCCCTTCACCAACACCAAGATTCTCGAGTTGCGCCAGCCCGAACGTGGCGACGTTATCGTCTTCAAGTACCCGCTGGATCCCGGCACCGATTACATCAAGCGCGTGGTCGGATTGCCCGGCGATGTGGTCGAGGTTCGGCAAGAGACGGTCTACATCAACGGCCACGCCGTGCCCCGCGAGCATCTACCCAAACCTTGTCACAGCAGCGAATCCGGCGGCGGTGCCCGCGACGACTGCGAGTACTGGGTCGAGACCCTGGACGGCAAACCACACGAGACCATCCAGGAGCCTATGCGCGGCGGCCGCGACTACAACCGCACGGTGGTGCCGCCTGGGAACGTCTTCGTCATGGGCGACAACCGCGACAACTCATCCGACTCGCGCGTTTGGGGCACGGTCCAGCACGATCTGATCAAGGGCAAGGCCCTGATCGTCTGGTGGTCACGCGCCAACGGCGACGGCTGGGGCCTGGCCAGCTGGTTCAAAGCCATCCGCTGGGATCGATTCTTTCACGTCGTTCGGTAG
- the lepA gene encoding translation elongation factor 4, whose translation MPTPTHLIRNFSIIAHIDHGKSTLADRLLDAAGAVTDRERKAQLLDTMDLERERGITIKAATTRLNYAAADGKTYELNLIDTPGHVDFHYEVSRSLAACEGAVLVVDASQGVEAQTLANVYLAVNLNLAIVPVINKIDLPAADPENVRRQIEEVVGIDASGAILASAKEGIGIHEILESVIALVPPPKGNADAALRVLLLDSWYDSYRGVVILVRVVDGVLRPKQKVRFIAAQREYEIQALGVFTPFPREVADLGPGEVGFFTAAIKEVADARVGDTITSAGTVQVQPLPGFQPAKPMVFAGIFPTDTAKYEDLRDALDKLRLNDASFSREPETSAALGFGFRCGFLGLLHMEIVQERLEREYNLDLITTAPTVRFRVVLRDGSTFELDNPAKFPSEGDIDRIEEPIIAVTIHTPPEYVGGILKLCEEKRGTQTGLTYAGEKRVIIRYDLPLTEMVFGFYDRLKSVSRGYASLDYEPKDYRAADLVRMDLLVNGDRVDSLSLIVHREGSYNKGRDLCVKMKELIPQQQFEVAIQAAIGSRVIARTTVKALRKNVTAKCYGGDITRKRKLLEKQKEGKKRMKQVGNVEIPQEAFLAILKVD comes from the coding sequence ATGCCAACACCGACCCATCTCATCCGTAACTTCTCGATCATCGCGCACATTGATCACGGCAAATCGACGCTGGCCGATCGCTTGCTGGACGCCGCCGGCGCGGTCACCGATCGCGAGCGCAAGGCGCAGCTTCTGGACACCATGGATCTTGAGCGTGAGCGCGGCATCACCATCAAGGCGGCGACCACGCGCCTCAATTACGCCGCCGCCGACGGCAAGACCTACGAGCTGAATCTGATCGATACGCCCGGGCACGTTGACTTTCACTATGAGGTGTCGCGTTCGCTGGCCGCGTGCGAGGGCGCGGTGCTGGTGGTTGATGCCTCGCAGGGTGTGGAGGCCCAGACGCTGGCCAACGTCTACTTGGCGGTGAATCTGAACCTGGCGATTGTCCCGGTGATCAACAAGATCGATCTGCCGGCCGCCGATCCCGAAAATGTCCGCCGCCAGATCGAAGAGGTGGTTGGCATCGACGCCTCGGGCGCCATCCTGGCTTCGGCGAAAGAAGGGATCGGCATCCACGAGATCCTGGAGTCAGTGATCGCCCTCGTCCCGCCGCCCAAGGGCAACGCCGACGCGGCCTTGCGCGTGTTGTTGCTGGACAGCTGGTACGACTCCTATCGCGGCGTGGTGATCCTGGTGCGGGTGGTCGACGGCGTCCTGCGGCCGAAGCAAAAAGTCCGCTTCATCGCCGCGCAACGCGAGTACGAGATTCAAGCGCTGGGCGTTTTCACGCCGTTCCCGCGCGAGGTGGCCGATCTCGGGCCGGGCGAGGTGGGCTTTTTCACCGCGGCGATCAAAGAGGTCGCCGACGCCCGGGTGGGCGACACCATCACCAGCGCGGGCACCGTGCAGGTGCAACCGCTGCCCGGTTTCCAGCCCGCCAAGCCGATGGTGTTCGCCGGTATTTTTCCCACTGACACCGCCAAGTACGAGGACCTGCGCGACGCGCTGGACAAGCTGCGCCTCAACGACGCTTCGTTCTCGCGCGAGCCCGAGACGTCAGCGGCGCTGGGCTTCGGATTTCGCTGTGGCTTTCTTGGCCTTTTGCACATGGAGATCGTGCAGGAACGGCTCGAGCGCGAGTACAACCTGGATCTCATCACCACCGCGCCGACGGTGCGGTTCCGGGTGGTCCTGCGCGACGGCAGCACCTTCGAACTGGATAACCCGGCGAAATTCCCCAGCGAGGGCGACATCGATCGCATCGAGGAGCCGATCATCGCCGTCACCATCCACACGCCGCCGGAATATGTGGGGGGCATCCTCAAGTTGTGTGAGGAGAAGCGCGGCACGCAGACCGGCCTGACATACGCCGGGGAGAAACGAGTGATCATTCGCTACGACCTTCCGCTGACCGAGATGGTCTTCGGTTTTTACGACCGCCTGAAATCGGTCTCGCGCGGTTATGCGTCGCTGGACTATGAGCCGAAGGATTACCGGGCCGCTGACCTCGTGCGCATGGACTTGCTGGTCAACGGCGATCGCGTCGATTCGCTGTCGCTGATCGTCCACCGTGAAGGGTCGTACAACAAAGGCCGCGACCTGTGCGTCAAGATGAAGGAGCTGATCCCGCAGCAGCAATTCGAGGTGGCCATTCAGGCGGCCATCGGCTCGCGCGTGATCGCCCGGACCACGGTCAAGGCGTTGCGCAAGAACGTCACCGCCAAATGCTACGGTGGCGACATCACCCGCAAGCGCAAGTTGCTGGAGAAGCAGAAGGAAGGTAAGAAAAGAATGAAGCAGGTTGGCAACGTGGAAATTCCCCAGGAAGCCTTTTTGGCAATTTTGAAGGTGGACTGA
- a CDS encoding ribbon-helix-helix domain-containing protein, whose amino-acid sequence MARNKISTTIYITPEQSQRLKQLHDKTKVPVAEYIRQGIDMVLEKQKHHLPGQLTLDVPAK is encoded by the coding sequence ATGGCCAGGAACAAGATTTCCACGACCATCTACATCACGCCGGAGCAAAGCCAGCGTTTGAAGCAGCTGCACGACAAGACCAAGGTTCCGGTCGCCGAGTACATCCGTCAGGGCATCGACATGGTTTTGGAAAAGCAGAAGCACCACCTCCCCGGTCAGCTCACACTGGACGTGCCGGCGAAGTAG
- a CDS encoding aspartate kinase: MLIVQKFGGTSVGPIERIRAVAKRCLATQKQGHDVVVVVSAMSGETNRLLALARQLSESPDERELDVVASTGEQVTVGLVALAIQAEGGQAISLLGHQVRILTDSAFARARIQEIDDRLIKGALAAGKIAVIAGFQGADREGNITTLGRGGSDTSAVAVAAALKADSCEIYTDVDGVYTADPNVVPTARKVDRISYEEMLELASLGAKVLQIRSVEFGMKFAVPIHVRSSFNDNQGTWVVPEEKAMEAVVVAGVTATRDEAKISLHGIPDKPGIQAQVFKPLAGAGIVVDVIVQAFIQDGRINLTFTLPSADLAKAKDLLTKHCANIFGVEQITTEQNLSKVSVVGVGMRSHAGVALKMFEILARENIHVHLISTSEIKISCVVDAKYAELAVRSLHDGFDLGKS; this comes from the coding sequence TTGTTGATCGTCCAGAAATTCGGCGGAACATCGGTGGGACCGATCGAGCGCATCCGCGCGGTGGCCAAGCGCTGTCTGGCCACCCAGAAACAAGGGCACGATGTGGTGGTGGTGGTCTCGGCGATGTCGGGCGAGACCAATCGCCTGCTGGCCCTGGCCAGGCAGCTCAGCGAAAGCCCCGATGAACGCGAGCTGGACGTCGTCGCGTCCACTGGCGAGCAGGTCACCGTCGGTCTGGTGGCGCTGGCCATCCAGGCCGAGGGCGGTCAAGCGATCTCGCTGCTGGGACATCAGGTCCGGATCCTGACCGACAGCGCGTTCGCCCGGGCGCGCATCCAGGAGATCGACGACCGGTTGATCAAAGGGGCGCTGGCCGCCGGCAAGATCGCGGTGATCGCCGGCTTTCAGGGGGCCGACCGCGAAGGCAACATCACCACGCTGGGGCGCGGCGGCTCGGACACCTCGGCGGTGGCGGTGGCGGCGGCGCTGAAGGCTGACTCGTGCGAGATCTATACCGACGTGGACGGCGTCTATACCGCCGATCCCAACGTGGTGCCCACCGCGCGCAAGGTCGATCGCATCAGCTATGAAGAGATGCTCGAGCTGGCGTCGCTGGGGGCCAAGGTCTTGCAGATCCGGTCGGTGGAATTCGGTATGAAGTTCGCCGTGCCGATTCACGTGCGGTCCAGCTTCAACGACAATCAGGGAACCTGGGTGGTTCCCGAGGAGAAAGCCATGGAAGCCGTCGTGGTTGCCGGCGTCACCGCCACCAGGGACGAAGCGAAGATCAGCCTCCATGGGATCCCTGACAAGCCGGGGATCCAGGCCCAGGTGTTCAAGCCGCTGGCCGGCGCGGGCATCGTGGTCGATGTCATTGTGCAGGCATTCATCCAGGATGGCCGGATCAACCTGACGTTCACGTTACCGTCGGCCGATCTGGCCAAGGCGAAAGATCTTTTGACGAAACATTGTGCCAACATTTTCGGCGTGGAGCAGATCACGACCGAACAGAACCTTTCGAAGGTGTCGGTGGTGGGCGTGGGCATGCGCTCGCATGCCGGGGTGGCGTTGAAGATGTTCGAGATTTTGGCGCGAGAGAACATCCACGTGCACCTCATCTCGACGTCGGAGATCAAGATCTCCTGCGTCGTCGACGCAAAGTACGCCGAGCTCGCAGTGCGTTCGCTGCATGACGGATTCGATCTCGGTAAGTCATAA
- the cutA gene encoding divalent-cation tolerance protein CutA, with amino-acid sequence MAEALTVHITAPDAAQAAEMARTLVSEGLCACVNIVPDVRSIYLYDGKICDEPEVLCIVKTRPTLFERLQRRVLELHPYEVPEVLAFAVDEGSPAYLDWLRQSTTAE; translated from the coding sequence ATGGCCGAAGCTTTGACCGTTCACATCACCGCGCCCGACGCCGCCCAGGCGGCGGAGATGGCGCGCACCTTGGTGTCCGAGGGTCTGTGCGCGTGCGTGAACATCGTGCCGGACGTGCGGTCGATCTATCTCTACGATGGCAAGATCTGCGACGAGCCCGAAGTGCTGTGCATCGTGAAGACCCGCCCGACCTTGTTCGAACGCCTGCAACGACGCGTGCTGGAGCTGCACCCGTACGAGGTGCCCGAGGTGCTGGCCTTCGCCGTGGACGAGGGCAGTCCGGCCTATCTTGATTGGCTGCGCCAGTCGACGACGGCGGAGTGA